One window of bacterium genomic DNA carries:
- a CDS encoding membrane protein insertion efficiency factor YidD, which produces MLRRIVPLFLILMFGVSFADSTGVDISEKGKGNNSNNTIKIVSKGLLEFYQKYITDLDAHRCPMEPSCSEFSKLAFKKTGPLRALLLTSDRLMRDNSLSQKEYKKNEEGKKIDPIERYIECVSSRQSP; this is translated from the coding sequence GTGTTGCGAAGAATAGTCCCATTATTTTTGATCTTAATGTTTGGAGTGAGCTTTGCCGATTCAACAGGTGTTGATATTTCAGAAAAAGGAAAAGGCAATAACTCTAATAACACCATAAAGATAGTATCGAAAGGTTTATTAGAGTTCTATCAAAAATATATTACAGACTTAGATGCCCATAGGTGCCCAATGGAACCGAGTTGTTCAGAATTCTCCAAACTAGCCTTCAAGAAAACAGGGCCTCTGAGAGCATTATTATTAACTTCAGATAGATTGATGCGCGATAACAGCTTATCGCAAAAAGAATATAAAAAGAATGAAGAAGGAAAAAAGATCGATCCTATTGAAAGGTATATTGAATGCGTTTCGTCGCGACAATCACCATAA